The DNA sequence GGGATGGCGTGCATATAACTCCAATGGGTGACAGAGTATCGGCTTTAACTATCCCAGCCGTGAGAGGAGAGCATGCTGGGGAGTATGCTTGTGTTGCCGATAATCCTGCTGGTCAAGCAAAGCATAGCGCTCATCTAAAAGTCAATGGTACACGGCCTCTGATCGTGTAGATTTGATCAGTGTTAAAATTCTTGTCTCTACAATTCATAGTACAGCAACTTTGAACTTTCTGTTCGCGTATTTAGTAAAATGTATCAAAGCTGACTGCCCAGTTTTGGTTCGGAGCATTGATAGATGCTTGGATTAATGTGTAGATTGAATATTCGTTCATTGAATTAATATCGTATAAAGTAAATATATGTAGCTTGGGATGCCCTTTTTCCAATCCTTCCAGTAATGTcctattataaaaaataaatggaaatatttcaaatgataaGGCCAATGTCGTCTAGTTGGATTTTCTGTTCTCAATATTTTACTCTAGGTATTTAATCAGACGAATATTAAGTTTTTGttacacatacctacataAATTATATTGCGATAGATCCAGTATCTTCAAAGTGTTGCTTTTTTAAGATCGTGTACTAGTGAAGGGAATCACGATAAGTAGGTGAAAAGAGATCAGGGCCTTGATTGACCAATACTTAATTGTTGCCACCTTTCAAAATTGCTCTTCgaagttgaatatttaatcGAGGATCAATAACTTATTGGTCTTAAGAATGCGGATTTGATGACCCGTGACTTGGAGACACTAACCAGATTAAACGGAAACTGAAATTTCAATGGAATGGTGCAACTTGTCAATATTCAACGATATATTCCAGTATTACCTCGCATCAGCCCATTTGATTTTGGCGATCAACCAATTTATACTGGACAAGCAGCTCAAGTAGCTTGCATGGTGATGGTTGGAGACACACCAATAAATATGACATGGACATTTAATGGAGAACCATTATCTCAATTCATGGGATATGTAACAGGAATACTAGGACCAAGAACCAGTGTTTTGTTGATTGAAACTGTAACTTCAAAACATGGTGGAACGTACGCATGTATTGCAAGTAATCCATCAGGAAAGGCTATTCATGAAGCCACACTACAAGTCCATGGttaggagaaaagaaaaaaataccacGAATGAGGATCAAATTGAATTGAGCTGCTCTTTAAGGATGTCGCTTTTGAATGAGTTGACGTTGACGTTGCTTTCTCTTGAGGATGATTCTGTTGTTATTCTTTTTGtgtttgtattgaaaaaaattgagttatCATTGTCGGAATAATCGTTAATGAACAGGCATTCTGTTGCTTAATAGAGGGTCTGTAAGCCAAAAGCTGTTCACgatcatatgaaaataaactAACTGTCTTGATAATGGTTATGTCACGATGTCAAGATCATATACATTTGTGTATACCATTagtttattaaaaaagaaCGTTATGTACTCATTATATTAATTGGTTGGTTATTCTTCCTGTGCAGAATTGGTTTTTAGTAATATTTTAAAGACTACTCAgatttcaaagtattttttaaacgCACATTCATGTTTGTATACGTATTAATTGCCATCATGCGCTCTGTTATGCTTCAGACTCGATGGCTTGTTATCTGCCTGTGTGTATGTCATTTAAAAAGAATGGTTGAGTAAGGGCGTATTCTTCGATGCATCGTTAAATCCATCGTAGCGGTATCTGAGGAGGCAGCACTCTTCCTGAATTCTATCCTAAACCCTAGTAATCCATGATTGTGCTGCCGCTTGTTTCAGGATAGGCTTTCGGGTTGCGCTTCTTATCGTTCTGTCAAGAATTCCACTTCCCCTACCTACCCAAGCCTCTCACCTTTTCGTTTTGTATCATAATGCATGTTTCCTACTACTGACATCACAGTTCAGCATGCAACTGTCTTTGGTTCACCTTTTTTACTAGGCTCCTTCTGAGCAGACATCATTTATATTCAGTAGCTTATAGTTAATGTGTAGAGAGCGAGTTCTATTGAATGCATGGTTCAAATTATATCTCGTGCCTTGTCCATTGAGTCATTTGTTATCCTTGTTGTACTGTAAAATCAAAGAATTCAAACCAATGAGACATAAGTCAAGCAAGCAAAATACGTCCAGTTGAATCCATGtatctaatatacatatttaatatcaattttagGAAACAATGAATatatcaaatgaaatttgacaTCTTCCATGtgatatcatttttttgagatatttgcAGTCATTTAGATTCAATAATAtcatatacatttttaatttatttgtgAAGGCATGAGGTAACTCGCTCTGTAGTTGATAGTAGCTAAAGGAACATTCAAATTAACGCGATATATTCTTCAGTGCCTCCTCGTTGGATTCTTGAACCAACCGATAAAGCATTCGCTCAAGGTTCAGATGCAAGAGTTGAGTGCAAAGCCGATGGTTTCCCCAGGCCCCAAGTAACATGGAAGCGGGCTGCTGGTatgaaattgttttaattGTTACATTGTTTCAACAACATTCAAAGCATTACGTCCTAGtggaatcatttttattacaaacatTGCAGGAGAAACTCCTGGCGATTATAAGGATTTGAAATTGAGCAATCCTGATATCAGTATTGAGGATGGCACTTtgtcaataaataatattcagaAAACGAATGAAGGTTATTACTTATGCGAAGCTGTTAATGGTATCGGAGCTGGGTTGTCTGCCGTCATTTTGATCTCAGTCCAAGGTACGaattcattttaatattttctgatGATTTTAGTTTTAGTGACTAGACGAGACACTTGAACATCATTCAATTGATATTGTCAAATTCCAGCACCACCCCAATTTGAGATTAAGTTACGCAATCAGACAGCTCGTCGAGGAGAACCTGCTGTATTACAATGTGAAGCGCAAGGTGAAAAACCAATTGGAATTTTATGGAATATGAATAACAAGAGACTAGACCCTAAAAGCGATGCTCGATACACAATTCGTGAAGAAATTTTGGCCAATGGAGTTTTGTCTGACTTGAGCATTAAAAGGACTGAACGAACTGATTCTGCATTGTTCACTTGCGTTGCCACAAATGCTTTTGGAAGCGATGATACAAGCATCAATATGATTGTACAAGGTGGGTATTATGATGAGATTTTAGTCATTCTTCAAAATGAATGAGTCAGCAATTTCAAAGTACAGTGTTTGTTTTCAAGAGATggtgtatttgaaaattgtatttcacattttcagaGGTCCCTGAAGTTCCATATGGATTGAAAGTATTGGATAAATCCGGACGTTCAGTTCAGCTCTCTTGGGCAGCACCTTACGATGGCAATAGTCCTATTAAACGGTAtcttattgaatataaaatcagCAAGGGATCTTGGGAAAATGATATCGATAAAGTCTTGGTACCTGGCTCTCAACAAAATGTAGCTGGTGTCTTCAATTTGAGACCTGCCACAACTTATCATTTACGAATCGTTGCTGAAAACGAAATCGGTGCTTCAGACCCTTCAGATACCGTGACTATTATTACTGCCGAAGAAGCTCCCTCAGGTCCACCAAGCTCAGTCAGAGTTGATGCCCTTGACCAACATACCTTGAAGGTAGATATTTTTTGCTCTTATTTCAAAGGGTAATACTCTAAACCTGTATCCTTAAACTGTCACGGTTGATATCATTGTAAAACGTATACACTACAGACTAACAATGTACACAATACAGTATTGACAGATGTTAAATAGAATACGAAAGTCAACaacttccaattttttttttcaggtgaCATGGAAGCCACCTCCACGTGAAGATTGGAacggtgaaattcttggctaCTATGTTGGCTACAAGCTTTCGTCGGCTGACAAACCCTTCATGTTTGAAACTGTTGAATTTTCCAAGGAAGATGGCAAGGAACACCATTTACAgataatgaatttgaaaacgtaTACTCAATACAGCGTGGTTGTACAAGCATTCAACAAAGTTGGAGCTGGACCTATGAGTGAAGAACGCAGACAGCACACGGCTGAAGGAGTCCCTGAGCAACCACCTCATGACACTACTTGCACGACATTGACTGCGCAAACTGTTAGAGTTTCATGGGTATCTCCTCCTCTGAGTGCAGCTAACGGTGTAATCACTGGATACAAGGTATGCTATTGTTATtgtgataaatatatttgcaAGTAATGTTGTGTGTAAAAACATGgtgtgtgtaaatatttttcaaatggatATTTCAAACCATTTTGTCTTTCCATAGGTAATCTATGGACCCTCTGACTCCTGGTATGATGAAAACTCCAAGGATACTAAGATAACATCATCCAGTGAAACTATCTTGCACGGATTAAAGAAATATACAAACTACAGCATGCACGTTCTCGCTTTCACGTCAGGAGGAGATGGTGTTAAATCTGCACCCATTCACTGCCAAACTGAACAAGATGGTGAGTAGATTTTTGAACTTCATTAACAATTTTCGGGAaacgaagaatgaaaatattcctaTCAAAAGTATAACATGTAAATTACTTTATTCTAAtcgaaatattcatttttttttgtcaatagtTCCGGAAGCACCAGTTGCCATCAAAGCCCTAGTAATGTCTGCCGAGTCAATTCTCGTTTCGTGGCGCCCACCAAGTCAGCCAAATGGTGTAATCTCCCAATATACCGTCTATGCTAAAGCCGAAAATCGTGAGGAACCAACCACCCAGAAAGTTTTGCCAAATCAATTAACTCATGAAGCTACTGGTTTAGACAAACAATATAGATACGATTTTTGGGTTACTGCTAGTACGAATATAGGCGAAGGTCAAGCATCTAAGATTGTCACACTGTCTCCAAGCACCCGTGGTGAGTCTTGTCTTATAGTAAATCAGTATGATTGACCATTCCcaaatttatgaatattattcaaaatgtGGAACCTGataaataaacataatttCTTATTCGGTTTAAGTACCTGCAAAAATCGCTTCATTCGACGATAAGTTTACTGCAACGTACAAGGAAGATGTTAAGCTGCCCTGCCTTGCCGTTGGTGTCCCTGCTCCTGAAGTAACATGGAAAGTACGCGGAGCTACCTTGGAACCCAGCGACAGATTGAGACAATTACCGGAAGGATTCCTTTTTATAAAAGAAGTGGACAGAGCCGATGCTGGAGAATATGCTTGTTACGTCGAAAATTCATTTGGCCATGACACTGTAACTCATCAGCTAGTTGTTCATGGTATAAAAAGCTCAAAATAATACATTTAATAGGTCAATACTGCACCCCAGAGTAAAAgatatatatgatattattAAATCTTGTATTTTTCAGCTCCTCCTCATTCTCCACAAGTCACGCTAACAGCAACCACTACAAACTCATTGACAATGAAGCTCAGACCTCATCCCACAGATAACGCTCCGCTTCAAGGATACACTATTCACTACAAACCAGAATTTGGAGAGTTGAAAACGGTCCAAGTTAGCTCGACGGCACAAAAATATACTCTAGAAAATCTGTGGTGTGGTTCAAGATATCAAATCTATGTCACAGCTTATAACGGGTTAGTTCTTCTGATTTAACTACTAATATCTTTCATACTGTTATTATATGTTTCCAATATTcacaaatttctcattttcagtATTGGAACTGGAGATCGGTCAGATATTTTGAACACACGAACTAAGGGTTCAAAACCAATAATACCTGAGGCTGCAAGATTCATTGAAGTGTCGACGAACAGTATCACACTGCATCTGAGTGCTTGGTCCGATGGAGGGTGTCCTATGTTGTACTTTGTTGTTGAACACAAGAAGAAGTAAGATGATCAATTGATTCCCTTAGTAGTCTCTGGAGAATAAATAGACAGAAACTTCATAGTCAAACCCTGTAACGTAATGGATGTAACTAAGTATTCTGTAGTGGTTATCATCAgttctttttttgtatttgcTGTAGGCTTCAGCAGGAATGGAATCAAGTTTCCAACAACGTGAAACCAGGCGGTAATTTCGTTGTCTTGGATCTAGATCCTGCAAGTTGGTATCATCTGCGTGTAACTGCACACAATGATGCTGGATTTGCTGTTGCTGAATACGAATTCGCTACTCTTACCGTGACTGGTGGTGCgtcatcatttttattcacgattATAAACACATGTGTAATTCTATGGACAAAGAAAGACCCAGATCCTTACCAATGAGCTACAAATCACTTTCTCTTTCATTAAGTTCATGTACATTCTGTTATGGTTATATGATAAAACATAACGTGACCTTCATTTCGTATTTCTGTTGGTTTTATATCGTTTGGTCGATTCAGTAATGGGTCGGTGCTCTGGTGGCTGGatgtaatttgaaatatcgagaaaaagagaaattacttttttgttccaGGCACCATTGCCCCGGCCCGCGAACTCCCTGATGTTAATGGTGGTGTTAGTGATGAGGATCCAATGAAAATACTGATGGCAAACTTAAACCTGGTTGTACCGGTTGTTGCTGCTATTTTGGTCATAATTGTTGCTGTTATCGTGATTTGTGTGCTTAAAGGCAAAGGGCATGGCAATGATAAGGGTTAGTGAAGAATTTATTATCTTATCTTAAAACAGGCACAATTGCACCACCTGTCCGAGACACTGGAACAGAGAATACGGATGTCCGGAGGTATTTCCCATGGCTGCCTAGCTGGCTGGATGTCAACGTTGTTGTTCCTGTCGCAGCGACTGTTGTCGTCATTATTGTTGGAATAGTTGTCATTTGTGTTGCACTGTCCAGAAGAACTCGTGGGCCTGAACAAACACGGCTCCGAGGTATCTCATCAGCCGACGAGAAATATTACGAGGGACAatgtatacaattttatttattattattcacacacactatacatttaaaaatagaaatacgaTCGCTGTCCCTCGTGTCTTATGTCCGTAACAACTAATCAATTTATGGCAATGTGCTATAACAATATTCCTATTTATCTTCGTATATAGCGAGGGACAGCTATTTTGCAACTTTGAAATACCTATATTTTTTATGCTTTATATATGTGAAACATATCATTCAAAAGGGGGCCATTATCATATACTTGCACACTGAAATCATTCAACAGTTACTTTTAccattattttaaaatttatagaGAAGTATTAAACGAACAATTATTCCTGTTGATGCGGATCATGAGTAAACTGAACAAAGTGCATCAACATACTAATGTTTGATGTACCGTATTGTAACTTCAGTATTGCAAAAAAACTCGGCCAATACTTTGAATTCATCGTTTCTTCCAACTAtcttaaatttgtaaaatagttCTGTCAAGCGAAaaaagatttataaataattaataagaaaaagcataaaaacagtaaaattttcaagtgttACGTGTGTCTAGAGATTAgttttagaattatttttcgtttttgtataTTGGTTTGATTTTTCAGATGATGTTGTGTATCAACAAACTGGAGTTGTTGGCGCTACTTTGGATAAACGCAGGCCAGACCTTCGAGATGAACTTGGTTACATTGCTCCACCAAACCGAAAACTTCCACCTGTTCCTGGCTCGAATTATAATACTTGTGACCGTATCAAGCGAGGTACAGTGATAAGTAAGCCAGAACTGCCAACACTTTGACTAATAACTTCATCTAGGTGTTGTTGCGTCGGCACgacaattcattttttaaaacacgaCTATTGGGTGTCACCTGTTAAACGGCGCATGTATCGTCATATTTCTATGATTATTGGTTAATGCTTTTTATCATTTGCTTTACCCCGAGGTTATTATTGCTATTTCGAAGCACActctaatttaatttaatttcaagcTTCAAGCACTCTGCGTACCAAGTATGATCaagacgttttaaaaaaagttactttcgGAAATGGGTAAAATGAGTTGATAGAAAACTACCTTCCTCTTTGTTTCTGGCATTATGTACTCTTGCGATTAACTTATATCACAAAGTATATGATGCGTTTTATATAGTTGTTAGATTCTATTTCGAAATGTCAATGTATTAATCTGATAAATAGTTGTTACTTATCAAAGATGAAACCTGTATACGTATGAGCAAAGCATACAGACATCGAAAATAAGTTTAATCAAAGTGCTTGGTAGGCAAAAGTGGTAGAACATCTTTGTAGCATTTGTTTGACAGGTGGGACAGGCTCTTTAAGGAGCCATTCAACTTGGGATCCAAGAAGAAATATGTACGAAGAATTGACTCATTGTGCGCCAAATAGAAGATGCCCACCACCTCCCCATATGGGCAGTGCTGAAGGGCTCTCGCATAGAGGTTGGTAATTATGAAACATACACTTCGCCTGtcatcattcattcattcattcatttacaaTACAATGCACATTACGTTTGGTATTGATTCgtgattttcacatttatttcgaaatttttcgattgtCTTGATCATGTATGAATAAGATTTTATATTCGTAACGCAAACCCAATTTAATACTGACGAACTCATGTGACTTGACCTCAATAATGTTAAGTCATACCTTCAGAATGAACAATTGATCCAAGTGccgtataaattattcatcataACACAGTTTTTCGTCTAATCAAATTGTCAGTTTTATATACTTGCAATTCGTTGAGATAATTTCATCACTGAATCATAATGACTGGGAactcaaagaataacgcactCCTGCACAATATTCCTTGcattcataaaattaaaatatagagtcgattttgaaattcactATTATGTTTTTGACTCACACATCAATTACTCTTCTCATAAAAACATGATAAAATCACCGCAAACAACTTGAACCAAATATGATCAAACGTTGGAGGTAATACAGCGTCATAATGTAAGTTCTCCATGTTCAGTGTtagttatttttcacaaagtttCAATGTCGCACGTTTGCATGATAGgggtagttttttttacgttctttatttcattatttgaattaattatttaaaatcaacCGTCTGTATTTTTCTTCGCTCCATTTGATTATGGTAATTCTATTAATTTAATGCATTTCATGGCATGGACTAGGATGTATTTAATGGTGTcttcaaaattgttgaaaaaaaacttttggttTCATGTAATAGAAAATAGCGTTGACTAATTGACAAATAATATCATTAAACCAATTTTTGTCCTATGGCAAGGAAAGTCAATCATAAATTACTTCTTGCAGAAATACATTATAATTATCCTTTTGTGGCGTTCGTAAATAATTTCtgataataattgttgaaTACGCTAacttttctataaaatatttgttccTGTCTTGGATAATGTGAGTAACATATCACGAGTCTTCTATCCAGGAATTCTCATAAAATAAGAGCAAAAAAGTCTTTcatgtcaaaaaatttcatcgtgtccctaaaaaagaaaatgtggcTTTCAAATCTGCCTCTTCCATTATATTAAATGCAGCATCTACCctctaaaaatatttgcagGCATGGAGGATGAGATCTGCCCGTATGCAACCTTTCACCTATTAGGTTTCCGTGAAGAAATGGATCCGAGCAAAGCCATGCAATTCCAAACATTCCCTCATCCGGCTAATGGACACTCTGGTACTATGGGACCGCCTTCTAGTCATCCTACCAATGCATCTGCCCACAGCAGATCTGGATCACAATCTATGGTAGATATTATACAGAAATTCTGAACGATCTACTAAGAAAGTAAATATAACTGAAATtagtagtttttttctttatttttgtacagTCAATATTGTTTACAGGATGATAATTTGGGAATTAAGTCGAATTGTACTCTCTTTCGGCATCGTTGATTCTTTGAATAATTACCATATCAATGAATCTATGTCTTGAAGCTATACtctatttaataaaataatttttttactttcatcagCCCCGTCAGAATGGCCGCTATTCTCGCGTCCCATCTCAAGGTGGTGGTCCCCACAACATGTTTTCTCCTGAATATGATGACCCAGCCAACTGCGCTCCTGAAGAAGATCAGTACGGTTCACAATATGGTCAATACGGCGCTCCTTACGATCATTACGGATCTCGTGGATCTGTTGGCCGTCGCAGTGTTGGATCAGCACGAAACCTACCTATGTCTGGTTCTCCCGAacccccaccaccaccaccaagaAATCATGATCCAAACAACTCGAGTTTCAATGACAGCAAAGAAAGCAACGAAATTAGCGAAGCAGAATGTGACCGTGATCAAATAATCAACCGCAACTACGGTGGTCAGTACTACTAAATTGAAAGGACATCACGAGCTATGACCACTAGGCCCAAACAACCGGAACCTCGTAAGATTCAGAGGAAGTCAGTTTTTGGCCACTTGAAacaatatctatatacatatatgataatGACATAcacttttttgtttctactcCTAGATTCATGGCCTGGTCTGTATTGTAATATGTTATGTGATTAACAGAATCAAGTATTTCTTTCTAGTTACACGTAATTACTTATCTAACAGgtacataaattatttccgttttgttttacaaaattttaattcaatgaTTTTAGTTTGTTTCTGCAACTACTTATCACGTGATGAGAAATTCTCTGTAATCTTATTGTTATTCACAAGGAACTTATACTTACTAACAATTCCGACACGTGCGATTTATACATTAATTGCCCATCTTGAAAATAccaaataatttacaaaaattttgtgtcaATGTCATTAACAATTATAAAGTAAGCTCTGAATCTTACAGGGGTACTTGGTCCGGTTTGCATGTTACAGGAGGGGAGAAGGCGTTTTTTATCTGCAGACTTAGCAGAGTTACGCAAAGCCCAGTTTCCCCTTTCCGAGCATGATATGTGTCGTAGTAACCGTTGTGTCAATTGGTCTGTGTGTTTCTCTATTTCAGTGAATGCTCGCAGCAAGGATGGCATGACCACCGAGGAGATGCGCAAACTCATAGAGAGGTTAGTAGCGAGGATGATTGGAGATACGAATGAATCTTTTTTAGTTAACTAGCGAATGAATAATATGATATTCCTTTAATCTGAAAACAGTTCATCAAATCATCCTTTTAATACGCATttaagaaaatattcttcTCATCTACAAtatgaaagtaaataaatgttCAACTCTCGACATTATTACTGACCACTTAATGATCTTGAATTTAATCGGCAGTTCACATATAAGTGCTTTTATGCTCTTTGATATGTATGGTAGAATTTTAAAGTTTTCCAAATAATTGTCATGACAGCATGAAATCACATCCCTGACTGAATTCTCTAGttacacattttattttacgtcTTGTGAAGTCATGCACAATTGTTgatgtgaaatatttcttttcttattgttGACCTTAGCGGAATTATCCCGTGAAATAGTCTAGAAATCAGGGAAAAATagatcaaacatttttttatgattttgcTACGTGTGAGTGAATAAAATAGATCTGTCATGGATGACCCCAGGAGCCCTATCATGTCTAACATATCCTGACCTTCTCTTGTTTCATGACTCTTTGTGCAGGAAACCGTAAGTGTTTTACTTCTTCCATGAGTATATTCTgataatcaataataaaaatcagtgTGCAAATTGTTATAGGCTCTTGAAATATaatgagaaattatttaaatcgaTGTCAGAATATACTCCCTGCGTGTAACTAAACATGATGCTAGTACACTTGATTAACATGCTGTTCAATACCTATTTTTGCACGTAATTGTTATTAGTTGTAGCAAGTCCATAGTAATACATTTTTCAGGCTTAAAATAAATTGTCATCCTAATTTTGTTATGCGTCTTCCCTTTTTCCAACAACATTTACCATTGTTCAGAGTGAGAAAAACGCATAAAGAATTTGAGACATTTCCCATATAAATGTATTTGTTTTTAGCGCTCTAGAAAATCAGAATCCATACATCTTTACGTCATTAGAGTAACCATAATCCATCTTCTGCTGTTTTTAAACAGATTGTTTAGCTCATGCAATTCAAAACTACATACTCATGAAAGCTGCTGCCGCATTTGCTTCTCAAATAGCATTTTATTGTTCTTCATAACATGGACGCAATCATGCAAATGGCAGATATACCTAATACTGCGCCTCAAAAATATCCTAACTGGTATTTTTCACggtatttgattttcagaaaCGAAGCTACCGGCAGGCAAACCAGCGGCCCCCCCGGCAGTCACGGCGGACTCCTCACACCCTACGATACTGTGGCAGTGTAACTTGTAAATCTCTTATCTACACCTACGACCATAGAAGAGTTGAGAGCCTATATTCAATGTATGCGGCATGCTCACGAGTATGTAAGCAAATACCAAACATACTACTTCCCCAGTGTTGTCAGTCCAATTGCAACGACTTTAAATTATTGCCATTGCGGTTAGCTAGATTTGATTATCACATAAGGATTAAATTACTATGATCTAATGTAGAAAATGATGGCAAATATCTTGGAAATTCTCTtttgattatattataatgtggaatattatatacatgataattatcaaaattacgCCAAATTACTGCATTAAGCGATTTAACAGCAATGCTGAATTTTCGACTATAAACTTTCGAACTATTTTATGAGTAGCGAAGCAAAGACGTGTTAAATTATCTGAGGCTTAAACTATCCACCTGCTGAAAAATGCACAGAAGGAAGGTAATCAATGATATGCATGGTTCACTGTCCAGGTAAATCATTGAACTTGAAGAAACATAGGATAATTGTTTGTATCTTAATGCTCTTGGAATTATTCTATTATTAACAGGAATATGATTTGGCAACAAAGAACGAAACTTGCGTTTAGTGAAGAGTTTATAAAGTCTAGAACATTTGATGAATCAACTCCTCTATCGAATCTAACATGTCATTG is a window from the Diprion similis isolate iyDipSimi1 chromosome 6, iyDipSimi1.1, whole genome shotgun sequence genome containing:
- the LOC124406742 gene encoding Down syndrome cell adhesion molecule-like protein Dscam2 isoform X7, coding for MSGIGQAVTMLCQAQGNPLPIFRWYKFIDGTSRRHPVQLNERVRQVSGTLIIREARVDDSGKYLCVVNNSVGGESVETVLTVTAPLAAEIEPRTQTIDFGRPAKFVCNFEGNPIKTISWLKDGKPLQFEESILTIDAVKKEDKGMYQCFVRNDQESAQATAELKLGGRFEPPQIRQTFPEETLQPGPSVFLKCVASGNPTPEITWELDGKRLSNTDRLQVGQYVTVNGDVFSQLNISSIHTNDGGMYKCIAASKVGSAEHSARLNVYGLPFIRHMDKKAIVAGETLRVTCPVAGHPIETIVWERDGRVLPINRKQKVFANGTLIIENVERMSDQATYTCVARNAQGYSARGTLEVQVMVAPQILPFTFGEEPANWGELVSVTCSVIKGDLPIAISWAFNGEPIENDQTDVTIGSTNKKNSVLSIEAVVARHAGEYTCSASNKAGATSHSAALFVNVPPRWILEPTDKAFAQGSDARVECKADGFPRPQVTWKRAAGETPGDYKDLKLSNPDISIEDGTLSINNIQKTNEGYYLCEAVNGIGAGLSAVILISVQAPPQFEIKLRNQTARRGEPAVLQCEAQGEKPIGILWNMNNKRLDPKSDARYTIREEILANGVLSDLSIKRTERTDSALFTCVATNAFGSDDTSINMIVQEVPEVPYGLKVLDKSGRSVQLSWAAPYDGNSPIKRYLIEYKISKGSWENDIDKVLVPGSQQNVAGVFNLRPATTYHLRIVAENEIGASDPSDTVTIITAEEAPSGPPSSVRVDALDQHTLKVTWKPPPREDWNGEILGYYVGYKLSSADKPFMFETVEFSKEDGKEHHLQIMNLKTYTQYSVVVQAFNKVGAGPMSEERRQHTAEGVPEQPPHDTTCTTLTAQTVRVSWVSPPLSAANGVITGYKVIYGPSDSWYDENSKDTKITSSSETILHGLKKYTNYSMHVLAFTSGGDGVKSAPIHCQTEQDVPEAPVAIKALVMSAESILVSWRPPSQPNGVISQYTVYAKAENREEPTTQKVLPNQLTHEATGLDKQYRYDFWVTASTNIGEGQASKIVTLSPSTRVPAKIASFDDKFTATYKEDVKLPCLAVGVPAPEVTWKVRGATLEPSDRLRQLPEGFLFIKEVDRADAGEYACYVENSFGHDTVTHQLVVHAPPHSPQVTLTATTTNSLTMKLRPHPTDNAPLQGYTIHYKPEFGELKTVQVSSTAQKYTLENLWCGSRYQIYVTAYNGIGTGDRSDILNTRTKGSKPIIPEAARFIEVSTNSITLHLSAWSDGGCPMLYFVVEHKKKLQQEWNQVSNNVKPGGNFVVLDLDPASWYHLRVTAHNDAGFAVAEYEFATLTVTGGTIAPPVRDTGTENTDVRRYFPWLPSWLDVNVVVPVAATVVVIIVGIVVICVALSRRTRGPEQTRLRGISSADEKYYEGQYDVVYQQTGVVGATLDKRRPDLRDELGYIAPPNRKLPPVPGSNYNTCDRIKRGTVISGTGSLRSHSTWDPRRNMYEELTHCAPNRRCPPPPHMGSAEGLSHRGMEDEICPYATFHLLGFREEMDPSKAMQFQTFPHPANGHSGTMGPPSSHPTNASAHSRSGSQSMPRQNGRYSRVPSQGGGPHNMFSPEYDDPANCAPEEDQYGSQYGQYGAPYDHYGSRGSVGRRSVGSARNLPMSGSPEPPPPPPRNHDPNNSSFNDSKESNEISEAECDRDQIINRNYGVNARSKDGMTTEEMRKLIERKPNEATGRQTSGPPGSHGGLLTPYDTVAV